In Gracilimonas sp., a single window of DNA contains:
- the murD gene encoding UDP-N-acetylmuramoyl-L-alanine--D-glutamate ligase: MREVKNKHIVVIGAARSGVAAALLLHKKGADVFVSDYGMITEEAKQKFNVAGIPYEENGHSEKAKSGEFIVLSPGVPTESLIVQNYLNNGKEVFAEIEVASWFTNQNIIAVTGSNGKTTVANWLDHLWKTANRDHALAGNIGVAFSDEIETNKGDFILEVSSFQLDHIKNFRPTVSVILNITPDHLNRYGNSLEAYAASKFRITENQTADDWFIFNYDDPIIKKHVETLKQKQTAPRLWAFSNENEVSEGAFVRNNHIIFKFNNKEETLMPVEEIGLRGRHNLSNGLATALAARAAEIKNEAIRESLRSFTGVEHRLELAREVDGVKYINDSKATNVNAVWFALDSFHVPVTLILGGRDKGNDYSELEPQIREKVHTIIAIGESKERVEAQLGKAAPNFVKVETMGGAVRAAQKVAKRGEVVLLSPACASFDMFDSYEHRGKIFKEEVDKL; encoded by the coding sequence ATGAGAGAAGTAAAAAACAAACATATCGTTGTGATTGGCGCCGCGCGAAGCGGTGTAGCAGCTGCTCTCCTCCTTCATAAAAAAGGAGCCGATGTTTTTGTGTCTGATTATGGAATGATTACCGAGGAAGCAAAACAGAAATTCAATGTTGCCGGTATTCCTTACGAGGAAAACGGGCATTCTGAAAAAGCCAAATCCGGCGAATTTATTGTTTTAAGTCCCGGAGTACCCACAGAATCTCTTATTGTTCAGAATTATTTAAATAATGGCAAAGAAGTATTTGCCGAAATTGAAGTAGCAAGCTGGTTCACAAATCAAAATATCATAGCTGTAACCGGAAGTAATGGTAAAACTACAGTTGCCAACTGGCTTGATCATTTGTGGAAAACAGCCAACCGTGATCATGCCCTCGCCGGAAATATTGGTGTGGCGTTTTCTGATGAAATTGAAACCAATAAAGGTGACTTCATTCTGGAAGTCAGCAGTTTCCAACTCGATCATATCAAAAATTTCAGACCAACGGTGAGTGTGATTTTAAATATCACTCCCGATCACTTGAATCGTTATGGAAATAGTTTGGAAGCCTATGCCGCTTCCAAATTCAGGATAACAGAAAATCAGACAGCAGATGATTGGTTTATCTTTAATTACGATGATCCAATCATCAAAAAACATGTTGAGACGTTAAAGCAAAAACAAACAGCTCCCCGGTTATGGGCTTTTTCCAATGAAAACGAAGTATCCGAAGGAGCATTTGTACGCAACAATCATATCATCTTCAAATTCAACAATAAAGAAGAAACCCTTATGCCAGTAGAAGAAATAGGATTACGTGGCCGGCACAACTTAAGTAATGGCCTTGCCACAGCATTGGCAGCCCGTGCTGCCGAAATTAAGAATGAAGCCATTCGTGAAAGTCTGCGTTCATTTACAGGTGTAGAACATCGGCTTGAATTGGCCCGTGAAGTGGATGGCGTGAAATATATAAACGACAGTAAAGCGACCAACGTAAACGCAGTTTGGTTTGCACTGGACAGTTTTCACGTTCCTGTAACTTTGATTTTAGGCGGTCGCGACAAGGGAAATGATTACAGCGAACTGGAACCTCAGATTCGGGAAAAAGTTCACACTATTATTGCGATTGGAGAATCCAAAGAACGGGTAGAAGCCCAGCTTGGGAAAGCAGCTCCGAATTTTGTGAAAGTAGAAACAATGGGTGGAGCCGTACGTGCAGCCCAAAAAGTTGCCAAACGTGGCGAAGTAGTTTTATTAAGCCCCGCTTGTGCTTCTTTTGACATGTTCGACAGCTATGAACACCGTGGAAAAATTTTCAAAGAAGAAGTAGATAAATTATAA
- a CDS encoding UDP-N-acetylmuramoyl-L-alanyl-D-glutamate--2,6-diaminopimelate ligase — MTLDKLIEICNPLHVTNADIDVELVSFAIDSREVQENSTFIAISGTQVDGHMFLEDAISRGAKVIICEESFYTEDDICVIEVEDTRKLAGPIAQAFAGNPAEKLKIIGITGTNGKTTTATLVYQVLSTCNYKASLLGTVSKRILDNEFDSKLTTADPIELASDMKTMVEAGSEYLVMEVSSHALHQHRTAGFNFQVAAFTNLSHDHLDYHETLEEYAKAKKLLFDQLPESSTAVVNMDDKFGSEMLKDCKAKQFFLSFNNDTAYVLQNSARGISVIVEGEKIESPLVGKFNAYNIGLAFLICKAIGLSPRDIANALSNAKGAAGRMEPVSIDADHLPLIIVDYAHTPDALQNVLSTLSAVKDAEQKLTVIFGAGGDRDTSKRPEMAKVAEEYADKIIVTSDNPRSENPDLIIADILEGFENLDNVKSITNRKEAIEKAISDATGNEIILIAGKGHEDYQEVNGERHPFDDREIAREFLTVKAGGN, encoded by the coding sequence GTGACCCTCGATAAACTAATAGAAATTTGCAATCCGCTACACGTCACTAACGCAGATATTGACGTTGAGCTGGTGTCTTTCGCGATCGATTCTCGTGAAGTACAGGAGAACTCCACCTTCATTGCAATTAGTGGTACTCAGGTTGACGGGCATATGTTTTTAGAAGATGCAATTAGTCGGGGAGCCAAAGTAATTATCTGTGAAGAATCTTTTTATACAGAAGATGATATTTGTGTGATCGAAGTTGAGGACACAAGAAAATTAGCCGGGCCTATTGCACAAGCTTTTGCTGGAAATCCCGCCGAGAAATTAAAAATTATTGGAATTACCGGAACCAATGGAAAAACAACTACCGCTACGCTTGTCTATCAAGTTTTAAGCACATGCAATTATAAAGCCTCTCTTCTGGGAACCGTTAGTAAGCGAATTTTAGACAATGAATTTGACAGCAAACTAACCACAGCTGATCCAATTGAACTTGCCAGCGATATGAAAACCATGGTTGAGGCAGGTTCTGAATATTTGGTAATGGAGGTTTCCTCACATGCATTGCATCAGCATCGCACTGCCGGTTTTAATTTTCAAGTGGCTGCCTTCACAAATTTGAGTCACGACCATCTTGACTATCACGAAACGCTGGAAGAATACGCTAAAGCTAAAAAACTACTTTTTGATCAGCTCCCGGAAAGTTCTACAGCCGTGGTCAATATGGACGACAAGTTTGGCTCAGAGATGCTCAAAGACTGCAAAGCAAAGCAATTTTTTCTGAGTTTCAATAATGATACAGCTTATGTCTTACAAAACTCAGCACGGGGTATTTCCGTGATCGTTGAAGGAGAAAAGATCGAAAGTCCCTTAGTTGGTAAATTTAATGCTTATAATATTGGATTAGCCTTCCTGATATGTAAAGCTATCGGTTTGAGCCCTCGGGATATCGCCAACGCGTTGAGCAACGCTAAAGGTGCCGCCGGACGTATGGAACCGGTTAGTATTGACGCAGATCACCTTCCACTAATTATTGTGGACTATGCTCATACTCCCGATGCCCTGCAAAATGTGCTTTCAACCCTTTCAGCCGTTAAAGATGCCGAGCAGAAATTAACCGTAATATTTGGAGCCGGCGGTGATCGGGATACTTCCAAACGCCCTGAAATGGCAAAAGTCGCCGAAGAATATGCCGATAAAATTATTGTAACCAGTGATAACCCCCGCTCTGAGAATCCTGATTTGATAATTGCCGACATTTTAGAGGGTTTTGAAAATTTAGATAATGTGAAAAGCATCACAAACCGAAAGGAGGCTATCGAAAAAGCTATTTCTGACGCAACAGGAAATGAAATCATACTGATTGCTGGAAAAGGTCACGAAGATTATCAGGAAGTAAACGGCGAACGCCATCCTTTTGACGACCGTGAAATAGCCCGCGAGTTTCTCACCGTAAAAGCCGGAGGAAACTGA
- the murG gene encoding undecaprenyldiphospho-muramoylpentapeptide beta-N-acetylglucosaminyltransferase, which produces MDSPRILLAAGGTGGHVYPAIAIADALKAENPDTEILFVGTKDHMEWDAVPKSGYDIRNVWISGFHRRFTLKNLIFPVKLITSLIQSLRILSGYKPHVVISCGGYAAGPVAWVAGKKDIPVVIQEQNSFPGVTNRLLAKFAVKIFTAFKQADHFFPEEKTQVTGNPTRATLIGANKSNALDAFGFTDDKPVLLVMGGSGGAKTINEAMKANIEALHDQIGLQIIWQCGARYYDELSTGIKKKNLDNLRLTAFLDNMAEAYAAADLVISRAGASSCSELMLTGKPSVLVPSPNVAGDHQTQNAKAMVDAGASKLLEDNAMKETMTELVEQLIYDQENLKRMNQAALNLAKPDAAKLIAKEILEIAKSKL; this is translated from the coding sequence ATGGATAGTCCAAGAATTTTATTGGCAGCAGGTGGTACGGGCGGTCATGTGTATCCTGCCATCGCAATTGCAGATGCTTTGAAAGCTGAAAACCCTGATACCGAGATCCTATTTGTAGGGACTAAAGATCATATGGAATGGGACGCTGTGCCTAAATCCGGATATGATATCCGAAATGTTTGGATAAGTGGATTCCACCGACGGTTTACTTTAAAGAATTTGATATTTCCTGTGAAATTGATCACAAGCTTGATTCAAAGCTTAAGAATTCTCTCAGGATATAAGCCCCATGTGGTTATTTCCTGTGGCGGATATGCCGCAGGGCCTGTCGCATGGGTTGCCGGCAAAAAAGATATTCCGGTTGTGATACAGGAACAGAACAGCTTTCCGGGTGTCACCAACCGATTGTTGGCAAAATTTGCCGTCAAAATATTTACCGCCTTTAAACAAGCAGACCACTTCTTCCCCGAAGAAAAAACGCAGGTAACCGGAAACCCAACCCGGGCCACATTGATTGGAGCAAACAAATCCAACGCTTTAGACGCTTTTGGGTTTACCGATGATAAACCTGTTTTACTTGTAATGGGAGGAAGCGGAGGCGCAAAAACCATCAATGAAGCAATGAAAGCAAACATTGAAGCACTGCATGACCAAATCGGTTTGCAAATCATCTGGCAATGCGGAGCTCGATATTATGATGAGCTTTCAACAGGAATCAAAAAGAAAAATTTGGACAACCTGCGGCTCACGGCTTTCCTCGATAATATGGCGGAAGCATATGCGGCGGCAGATTTGGTAATCAGCAGAGCCGGAGCAAGTTCCTGCTCAGAATTAATGCTAACGGGCAAACCAAGTGTTTTGGTACCCTCACCCAATGTTGCGGGTGATCACCAGACACAAAACGCAAAAGCAATGGTAGATGCCGGTGCATCTAAATTGTTGGAGGATAATGCTATGAAAGAGACTATGACAGAATTAGTAGAACAATTGATCTACGATCAGGAAAACCTTAAACGCATGAACCAAGCAGCATTGAACCTGGCAAAACCTGACGCAGCAAAACTAATTGCTAAAGAAATTTTAGAAATCGCAAAATCGAAGTTATAA
- a CDS encoding putative peptidoglycan glycosyltransferase FtsW, which produces MIYTSPHSNISNIIGTSAEDIDTRKQGSDRYLLMSVVILMTFGLLAVYSSIAFFAETKSTTAGQLIIGHMVKLGIAFFVMLIFSKINYHTIAKFSRIGMVISLFLLFAVLAFGTEQFGAKRWLNVAGFSFQPSMVATVSLIIHVCVLLSEKQEYIKDFKKTFLPIMFWVILTCGLIGIEDFSSAAILLGICLVLMFIGRVSVIQLGTLITVGILGGMLLLSQSGNRQDRINQYITQIKDIPSEHILQGSGYQAQQAHIAIAKGELIGVGIGKSSQRDFLPAPYNDFIFAIIAEEYGLIGAMSLIFFFTVILFRGVVFIARNAEDNLGSLLAVACTLTIVFYGFVNAGVASGILPVTGLPMPFVSYGGTSMLFAGLMVGILLNISKHNRDRRTLFYG; this is translated from the coding sequence ATGATATACACCAGTCCACATAGCAATATTTCCAACATCATCGGCACTTCCGCTGAAGATATTGATACGCGCAAGCAAGGCAGCGATCGGTATTTATTGATGTCGGTTGTTATCCTGATGACCTTTGGGTTATTAGCGGTGTATTCATCCATTGCCTTTTTTGCCGAAACAAAATCAACTACAGCCGGGCAACTGATCATCGGTCATATGGTGAAATTAGGTATTGCCTTCTTCGTGATGCTCATCTTCTCAAAAATAAACTATCATACCATCGCCAAATTCAGCCGTATCGGGATGGTAATAAGCCTGTTTCTATTATTTGCGGTACTTGCTTTTGGAACAGAACAGTTTGGAGCAAAACGTTGGCTGAATGTAGCCGGATTTTCCTTTCAACCTTCCATGGTTGCAACTGTTTCTCTTATCATACATGTATGTGTATTGCTGAGTGAAAAACAAGAATACATTAAAGATTTTAAAAAGACCTTCCTCCCCATCATGTTTTGGGTGATTTTGACTTGCGGACTCATCGGTATTGAAGACTTCAGCAGCGCAGCCATTTTACTGGGGATCTGCTTGGTATTGATGTTTATAGGGAGAGTGAGTGTAATACAACTTGGCACATTGATTACCGTTGGGATATTAGGAGGCATGTTATTGTTAAGCCAATCCGGCAACAGGCAAGACCGCATCAATCAATACATCACCCAAATTAAGGATATCCCAAGCGAACACATTCTACAGGGAAGCGGCTATCAGGCTCAACAGGCTCATATTGCCATTGCCAAAGGTGAATTGATTGGTGTGGGAATTGGCAAAAGCTCCCAACGTGACTTTCTACCTGCTCCTTATAACGATTTCATTTTTGCAATCATCGCCGAAGAATACGGACTAATTGGTGCGATGTCGCTTATATTCTTTTTTACTGTGATTTTATTTCGTGGCGTAGTGTTCATTGCCAGAAATGCCGAAGACAACCTTGGGTCGCTGTTGGCAGTGGCGTGTACACTTACTATCGTTTTTTACGGATTTGTAAATGCCGGTGTTGCCAGCGGTATTCTTCCCGTAACGGGACTTCCTATGCCTTTTGTAAGCTACGGAGGTACCAGCATGTTGTTTGCCGGGCTGATGGTCGGAATTCTCCTCAATATCTCGAAACATAACCGGGATCGGAGGACCCTGTTCTATGGATAG
- a CDS encoding penicillin-binding transpeptidase domain-containing protein — MDERTAILSRMFIVLGLILLIPCALGFQLIRVNYFEGDELRALWNKQAIDQIPIPAQRGNIYDANGTLLATNAIDYKLAFDPKVEVNGKIGVPQSQVNQLTKKLGSLTGKSAAHYQNKINSAPPHSRYIVLATNLSVLVKDEINALGIKGVILEENYRRKYTFGSLASHALGFVNHETDGRIGLEAYYNKELKGEDGLRQVRRDPFNRIFEYIGAPKKLPRNGYSLHTTIDAYLQAILEDELKAGVEKHLANYGTGIIMDPKTGAIKAMANYPTYDPNFPASTNDENRRNFAISDMIEPGSTFKLVTAIAAVEQGVVEFGEVFETPENGEVIIHDLILRDHNPLGDLTFQEVIQKSSNVAMAEIAMRMEAQVFYQYARNMGFGTDTNIDLIGEVPGRLAKPYDWSLVTLPWMSHGYEIQTTPLQITQAYAAFANNGVMMRPYLVERIEDKNGSIIKEHKPNKIRQVAKRSTLNKLLPVFESVVTDSGTGDLAQVDGLRIAGKTGTAKKVVDGRYTNNYRSSFVGFFPVEDPKYVCFILLDEPKTSGYGGVTAGPIFKNIAMRIAGLDNDIQRNMKKDQNPAPQLVQVPFLKGLSEQQAELLLTNLNLPFSMNGKSGYVIEQSPEAGTELQRIEEISLTLSETYAASDSAKARDGYAEIPDLKGMNMRQATSLLTELGLQTEIIGSGTIFAQFPKSGEWLRKGYPVTIRGKAKSLEILTQASDR; from the coding sequence ATGGATGAGCGTACTGCCATATTAAGCCGAATGTTTATCGTTTTAGGGTTAATACTCCTCATCCCCTGCGCGTTAGGGTTTCAGCTTATCCGGGTCAATTATTTTGAGGGTGATGAATTAAGAGCGCTATGGAATAAACAAGCCATAGATCAAATTCCCATTCCCGCCCAGCGCGGAAATATATACGATGCAAACGGAACACTGTTAGCCACAAATGCTATTGATTACAAACTGGCTTTTGACCCAAAAGTAGAAGTAAACGGCAAAATTGGCGTTCCACAGTCGCAGGTTAATCAACTAACCAAAAAACTCGGTTCGTTAACAGGAAAAAGTGCGGCGCATTATCAAAATAAAATCAATAGTGCCCCTCCCCATTCACGTTATATCGTTCTGGCTACTAACTTATCGGTTTTGGTCAAAGACGAAATTAACGCACTTGGTATTAAAGGGGTAATTCTTGAAGAGAATTATCGCAGGAAATACACCTTTGGTTCTCTTGCGTCTCATGCTTTGGGTTTTGTAAACCATGAGACCGATGGACGGATTGGACTTGAAGCTTATTACAATAAAGAACTTAAAGGTGAAGATGGGCTTCGTCAGGTTCGGCGCGACCCTTTTAACCGTATTTTTGAATATATCGGAGCTCCTAAAAAACTTCCCCGAAACGGATATTCGCTGCATACCACTATTGATGCCTACCTCCAGGCAATTCTGGAAGATGAGCTCAAAGCCGGCGTAGAAAAACATTTGGCTAATTACGGAACCGGAATCATAATGGATCCAAAAACCGGAGCTATTAAGGCCATGGCCAATTATCCAACCTATGATCCTAATTTCCCGGCAAGTACAAATGACGAAAATAGAAGAAATTTTGCCATTTCCGATATGATTGAACCCGGTTCTACCTTCAAACTTGTAACTGCTATTGCAGCTGTAGAGCAAGGAGTTGTAGAATTTGGGGAAGTTTTTGAAACACCGGAAAACGGTGAAGTAATCATCCATGACTTAATTCTTCGTGACCATAATCCATTAGGTGATTTAACTTTTCAGGAAGTCATTCAGAAGTCATCAAATGTAGCGATGGCCGAAATTGCCATGAGAATGGAAGCACAGGTTTTTTATCAATACGCCAGAAATATGGGCTTTGGCACCGATACAAATATTGATTTAATCGGTGAAGTGCCGGGACGTTTGGCCAAGCCCTATGATTGGAGTTTAGTAACCCTCCCGTGGATGTCTCACGGTTATGAAATTCAAACTACTCCTCTTCAAATAACTCAGGCCTATGCAGCATTTGCAAATAATGGAGTTATGATGCGTCCTTATTTGGTGGAAAGAATAGAGGATAAAAATGGAAGTATTATTAAAGAGCACAAACCGAATAAGATTCGGCAGGTAGCTAAAAGATCAACCTTAAATAAATTGCTGCCTGTTTTTGAAAGTGTAGTAACTGACTCCGGAACCGGAGATCTTGCACAAGTTGATGGCCTTCGTATTGCCGGCAAAACAGGAACGGCTAAAAAAGTTGTAGATGGCCGTTACACCAATAATTATCGTAGTTCTTTTGTGGGATTCTTTCCGGTAGAAGATCCCAAATATGTTTGCTTCATTCTTTTAGATGAACCCAAAACCAGTGGTTATGGAGGTGTTACAGCCGGCCCTATTTTCAAAAATATAGCCATGCGCATTGCCGGTCTCGATAATGATATCCAGCGCAACATGAAAAAGGATCAGAACCCGGCACCCCAATTGGTGCAAGTTCCATTTCTAAAAGGACTATCAGAGCAACAGGCAGAACTTTTGTTAACCAATTTGAACCTGCCATTTTCCATGAACGGAAAATCAGGTTATGTCATAGAGCAATCGCCGGAAGCAGGAACGGAGTTGCAAAGAATTGAAGAAATTTCACTCACATTATCGGAAACTTACGCAGCTTCTGACAGTGCAAAAGCACGAGATGGTTATGCTGAAATCCCTGACTTAAAGGGAATGAACATGCGGCAAGCTACATCACTTTTGACTGAATTGGGCTTGCAAACCGAAATTATTGGATCAGGAACCATTTTTGCACAGTTTCCAAAATCCGGTGAATGGCTCCGAAAAGGTTATCCCGTTACCATTCGCGGCAAAGCAAAATCATTAGAAATACTAACCCAAGCCAGTGATCGATAA
- the mraY gene encoding phospho-N-acetylmuramoyl-pentapeptide-transferase — translation MLHELFTWLDTVYDVPGTGAVAFISTRTALAAVTSLLISLFIGRKMIQWLSKLQLKEVIRDDIGLDHHLAKGETPTMGGVIIILSIIIPSVLWMKMDSIYGWLIVFVVLVLGIVGFIDDYIKVVKKDKSGLAGWFKIAGQVTVGLIVGAVLYFHPEFDSFNTLTTVPFLKNVNIDYAFFGDTLGWMIYLSVAVFVITAVSNATNLTDGLDGLAAGVSAICGIVFAIFAYVSGRVDFSGFLDIMYLPGVGELTIFSASLIGACIGFLWYNTNPASVFMGDTGSLALGGAFGALALMLHKELLLPFICGVFFFETLSVIIQTTYFKYTKRKYGEGKRVFLMTPIHHHFEKKGWPEQKIVVRFWIITVLLGILSLLTLKIR, via the coding sequence ATGTTACACGAACTATTTACCTGGCTTGATACGGTTTATGATGTTCCCGGAACAGGAGCCGTTGCATTCATCTCTACCCGAACGGCATTGGCGGCAGTTACTTCACTACTAATTAGCTTGTTTATCGGGCGAAAAATGATTCAATGGCTCAGTAAGCTTCAGCTGAAAGAAGTGATCAGAGATGATATTGGATTGGATCACCACCTTGCCAAAGGAGAAACGCCAACTATGGGCGGTGTAATAATCATCCTATCTATTATAATTCCATCTGTTCTTTGGATGAAAATGGACAGCATCTATGGTTGGTTGATTGTATTTGTAGTACTGGTACTCGGAATCGTCGGATTTATCGATGATTATATTAAAGTGGTTAAAAAAGACAAAAGCGGCCTGGCAGGATGGTTTAAAATAGCAGGACAAGTTACCGTAGGTTTGATTGTAGGAGCTGTACTTTATTTTCACCCTGAATTCGACTCATTTAACACCTTAACCACCGTTCCATTTTTAAAGAATGTGAACATCGATTACGCCTTTTTCGGTGATACATTAGGGTGGATGATTTATCTCAGCGTTGCGGTTTTTGTAATTACTGCCGTAAGCAATGCCACTAACCTAACGGACGGACTTGATGGGCTTGCTGCCGGCGTTTCTGCAATTTGCGGAATTGTCTTTGCAATTTTTGCTTACGTATCCGGGCGCGTTGATTTTTCAGGCTTCCTCGACATCATGTACCTGCCCGGTGTTGGCGAACTCACCATTTTCAGTGCTTCGTTAATTGGGGCATGCATTGGGTTTTTATGGTATAACACTAATCCGGCCTCTGTATTTATGGGAGATACCGGGTCATTGGCATTAGGGGGTGCATTTGGTGCCTTAGCCCTGATGCTCCACAAGGAATTACTGCTCCCTTTTATTTGTGGAGTCTTCTTTTTTGAAACACTGTCGGTAATCATTCAAACCACTTATTTCAAATACACCAAACGAAAATATGGCGAGGGTAAGCGGGTATTCCTGATGACCCCCATTCATCATCACTTTGAGAAAAAAGGATGGCCTGAGCAAAAAATCGTGGTTCGATTCTGGATTATCACAGTACTCCTTGGAATTCTAAGCTTGTTGACACTCAAAATCCGATGA